GCGGCCTGCAGGGGTTGCGCTTTCCGCCGGCAGGGTCCATGATCACACCATTGTAATTACGTCTGTGGTATGGGCGTCCGACACCGGAGGAGGGTCGACACATGCGAGAGCACACTGTCGACGAACCGGACGACAAGGGTTGGCAGGACTACGCGAACTGCTTGGGGGTCGACCCCGACCTGTTCTTCCCTGAGCGCGGCGCGTCCACCCGCGAGGCCAAGGAGGTGTGCCGAGGCTGCGTCGTCCGCATGGACTGCCTCGAGTACGCCCTCACCAACGGTGAGAAGTTCGGCATCTGGGGCGGCATGAGCGAGCGGGAGCGTCGTCGCATCCGTCGCCAGCGGGCCCTCGCCCGCAACGCCGGCCTCGAGGTCAAGCCGGTCACCGCCTAGAGCGGTCCGTCCACGGCCAGCCCGCACGATCGAGGCGCGCCTCGATCGTGCGGTCCTCGGCCAGATCCAGCTCCGCCCACCGGTGCCGGGGTTCGGCGAGGAGCACCCGTCGCGGCACCAGGCCGACGAGCTCGGCGCCGGCGACCGGCACCCGCGCGGCGACGGCGTCGTAGGCCACGCCCGGCCCGATGTCGTCGGGTGCGACGAGGTTCATCGACACCTGGACCCGGTCGCCCACCTGCAACCCGAGCGAACGCAGGCCCGGTCGGCGGATCTCGCGGGCGATCCGCCGGGCCAGGGACAGGTCGGGCTCGACCAGCCACACGTTGTAGGCGACGAGGATCGGTCGGGCCCCGACGGCGGTGGCGCCGGCGGTGGGGTGGGGGGTGTCGGGGCCGTGGTCGGGGAGGAGGCCGGCGAACGCCGCGCGACGCACGTCGGGCAGGGTGCGCTCGGGGCCGTAGAGCAAGCAGGGCACGGCCAGCTCCGTCGCCGACCAGCGGGCGTAGTCGTCCCGGGCGGCGAGGGCATCGGCGGACGGCGTGCGCCCGAGGGCGACGAAGGGCACCACGTCGACCGCGCCGATGCGGGGGTGGACCCCGTCGTGGCGGGTCAGGTCGATGCGTCCGACGGCCACCCGGGCCACCGCGCGCACCGCGTCGACGCCGGCGAGGGTGAGGACGCTGCGGTGGTGGTGGGGATCGCGGTGCAGGTCGAGGAGGGCGTCGCCGGCGCTGTCGGCCAGGGCGTCGAGCGTCGCCGCGTCGCGCCCCTCGCTCACGTTGACGACGCACTCGATCATGCGCTCAGCCTGGCAGGCGGGGCGACCGGACCGGGGCGTGCCGCGCCGGTAGGCTGGACGACGTGAACCTCGGTCCCGGTGAGCTCGGCATCATCCTCGTCATCGTCCTCGTCCTCTTCGGCGGCGCCAAGCTGCCGAAGCTCGCCCGGTCGCTCGGCCAGGCGCAGAAGGAGTTCCGCCAGGGGATGTCCGAGGGGTACACCGACGAGGAGCAGGGCCAGCAGCAGGGCCCGTCCTCGCCGCCGCAGGCCTAGGGTCGCTCAGCGGGCGCTGGTCGCGGCCTCCGCCGCCAGCCGGCGGCTGCGCAGGATGCGGCGCCGCTCACGCTCCGAGGTGCCGCCCCACACACCGTGGTCGATGCGGTTGGCCAGGGCGTACTCCCGGCACGGCTCCTTCACCGGGCACTCGGCGCAGATGCGCTTGGCGATCTCGACGCCCACGCCGTCGCTCGGGAAGAACAGGGACGGCGGCTGATCGTTGCACCGCCCCCGGGCCATCCAGTTCTCGTCCGTCTCGTGTCGCATGTGAGATCGACCTCCGATCGCCATGTATACGAGCGGTGCAGGCGGAAAGTTCCGTGAGGCAGGTAAGAACTCGGTGAGCAGGGCAGCCGACGCCGTGCTGGGTAGGCTGTCGGGCCAGCCGTCACCGAAGGTAGGAGTCCCGATGTCCGAGCAGACCGCCGAGGAGTACGAGCCGCCGCGGGGTGGTGTGGTCGTCGTCTACCTCGGCCCCGTCGCTCCCCACTGGGAGGTCCGGGGCGAGTTCGGCGAGGAGCGGGTCATCAACGACTTCCGCACCCGGGTCATGGCCCGGCTGCTGCTCCTGCCGCCGCACGACCCGCAGTTCCGCCGCAACCGCGAGCGCGTGGCGCGCGACGCCGAGCGCGAGAACCTCACCCTGCGCTGGGACCTCGGTCTGCCCGAGGAGGACTGAGGCCCGTCGTGGCCCCGCCGCCCACCGTCGGCGTCGACCTGGGCGGCACGAAGATCTACGCCGTCGCGCTCGCCGACGGCGAGGTGGTGGCCACCGCCAAGCGCTCGACCCCCCGCACCGGCGGGCCGAGCGCCGTGCTCGAGCGCGTCGCCGAGGCGGTCGAGCGGCTCGGGCTCGACGGGCCGCCCCACCGCATCGGCATCGGAGGGCCCGGACCGTCCCGCGCCGGCCGCACCACGCTCGGTCCCGCGCCGAACCTCGCCGGGTGGGACGACGCGGTCGACCTTGCGCCGCCGCTGCGCGAGCGGTTCGGCGAGGACCTGGTCGTCGTCGTCGACAACGACGTGAACGCCGCGGCCCGGGCCGAGGCGGCGCTCGGCGCCGGCGCGGGCGCGCCCGACCTGCTCACGGTGTTCGTCGGCACCGGCGTCGGCGGAGGACTGGTGCTCGACGGCCGGGTGCGCACGGGCGCCCACGGAATGGCGGGCGAGATCGGGCACCTCCTCGTCGTCCCCGACGGGGAGCCGTGCGGGTGCGGCGGGCGCGGGCACGTCGAGGCCTACGCCGGCCGGGCGGGCATGGAGCGCATCGCTCGTCGTCGCCACGACGCCGGTGAGCCCACCGCCCTCGTCGACCTGGCGGGTGAGGGCCGAATGAGGTCCAGCATCTGGGCCGAGGCGTTAGCGTCCGGGGATGCGATGGCTGCGGAGCTGGTGGAGAGCGCGGCGTCGCACGTCGGGACGGCCCTCGCCCAGGTCGCCCTCGTCGTCGACGTCGGGCTCGTCGCCGTCGGTGGCGGCCTCGCCGAGCGGCTCGGTGCCTCGTTCCTCGGCGCCGTCGAGCAGCGCGTCCACGACCTCCTCCCCTGGGACTCCGACCTCCACGTCGTCCCGACCCGGCTCGGCGACCCCGCCGGCGCGATCGGCGCCGCCCTCCTCGCCGCCGAGCAGCCGTAGCATCGAGCCGGTGGAGACCGAGCTCGAGACCACCGGGGGGCCGCGGCTGTTCAACCGGGAGCTGTCCTGGCTGGACTTCAACGCCCGCGTGCTCGAGCTGGCCGAGGACGAGTCCACGCCGCTGCTCGAACGGGCGAAGTTCCTCGCGATCTTCAGCGGCAACCTCGACGAGTTCTTCCAGGTGCGCATCGCCGGCCTGAAGGACCAGGTCGCCGCCGGGATCACGCGACGCACGCCTGACGGCCGCACCCCGGCGCAGCAGCTGATCGAGATCCGCGACGCGCTGGAGCCGCTCCTCGAACGCCAGGAGCAGGCGTTCCTCGAGTCGCTCGTGCCCGCCCTCGCCGCCGAGGGGATCGTGTACTCCGACGTCGCCGACCTCGACGACGAGGACCGCAAGTTCCTCGACGAGGAGTTCGACTCGCGCATCTTCCCGGTGCTCACCCCGCTGGC
This portion of the Actinomarinicola tropica genome encodes:
- a CDS encoding WhiB family transcriptional regulator, which codes for MREHTVDEPDDKGWQDYANCLGVDPDLFFPERGASTREAKEVCRGCVVRMDCLEYALTNGEKFGIWGGMSERERRRIRRQRALARNAGLEVKPVTA
- a CDS encoding glutamate formiminotransferase; its protein translation is MIECVVNVSEGRDAATLDALADSAGDALLDLHRDPHHHRSVLTLAGVDAVRAVARVAVGRIDLTRHDGVHPRIGAVDVVPFVALGRTPSADALAARDDYARWSATELAVPCLLYGPERTLPDVRRAAFAGLLPDHGPDTPHPTAGATAVGARPILVAYNVWLVEPDLSLARRIAREIRRPGLRSLGLQVGDRVQVSMNLVAPDDIGPGVAYDAVAARVPVAGAELVGLVPRRVLLAEPRHRWAELDLAEDRTIEARLDRAGWPWTDRSRR
- a CDS encoding Sec-independent protein translocase subunit TatA/TatB — translated: MNLGPGELGIILVIVLVLFGGAKLPKLARSLGQAQKEFRQGMSEGYTDEEQGQQQGPSSPPQA
- a CDS encoding WhiB family transcriptional regulator, with the translated sequence MRHETDENWMARGRCNDQPPSLFFPSDGVGVEIAKRICAECPVKEPCREYALANRIDHGVWGGTSERERRRILRSRRLAAEAATSAR
- a CDS encoding ROK family protein, with the translated sequence MAPPPTVGVDLGGTKIYAVALADGEVVATAKRSTPRTGGPSAVLERVAEAVERLGLDGPPHRIGIGGPGPSRAGRTTLGPAPNLAGWDDAVDLAPPLRERFGEDLVVVVDNDVNAAARAEAALGAGAGAPDLLTVFVGTGVGGGLVLDGRVRTGAHGMAGEIGHLLVVPDGEPCGCGGRGHVEAYAGRAGMERIARRRHDAGEPTALVDLAGEGRMRSSIWAEALASGDAMAAELVESAASHVGTALAQVALVVDVGLVAVGGGLAERLGASFLGAVEQRVHDLLPWDSDLHVVPTRLGDPAGAIGAALLAAEQP